One Verrucomicrobiales bacterium DNA window includes the following coding sequences:
- a CDS encoding toxin-antitoxin system YwqK family antitoxin — protein sequence MELNDSFWSRRRVWGTILFLGTALLLCFLAPQLLVRRAEPWPEVLRSELRLLEGRLTRLGSSNAFSGFVIERYPAGLMMSRSAVSNGLLNGISQGWYTNGQIQVIEHFQNGISHGLRTKWYEGGQKLSEVEVVQGKLSGRFQRWHETGGLAEEVELRDGLPEGVSRSYFASGSLKARAELRQGKVVGQEFWKDGEQPGQARLDSGAVTR from the coding sequence ATGGAACTCAACGACTCCTTCTGGTCGAGGCGGAGAGTCTGGGGGACGATCCTGTTCTTGGGCACCGCCTTGCTTCTGTGTTTCTTGGCTCCCCAGTTGCTGGTTCGTCGTGCGGAACCTTGGCCGGAAGTGCTACGGAGTGAATTGAGGCTCTTGGAGGGAAGACTCACTCGTTTGGGATCCAGCAATGCATTCTCAGGATTTGTCATCGAACGGTACCCGGCCGGGCTGATGATGTCGCGATCCGCGGTTTCAAACGGTCTTTTGAACGGGATCTCGCAAGGTTGGTACACCAACGGCCAGATTCAGGTGATTGAGCATTTTCAAAATGGCATCTCCCACGGCCTTCGCACCAAGTGGTATGAAGGAGGGCAGAAACTCTCCGAAGTGGAGGTGGTTCAAGGAAAGCTCAGCGGCCGCTTTCAGCGCTGGCATGAAACGGGGGGGCTCGCTGAGGAAGTAGAGCTGAGGGATGGCCTGCCCGAGGGAGTCTCCCGTTCCTATTTTGCCAGCGGATCCCTGAAGGCCAGAGCTGAACTGCGCCAAGGGAAGGTGGTGGGACAGGAGTTTTGGAAGGATGGCGAGCAGCCGGGGCAAGCTCGTTT